In the Amblyraja radiata isolate CabotCenter1 chromosome 13, sAmbRad1.1.pri, whole genome shotgun sequence genome, one interval contains:
- the LOC116980116 gene encoding glia-derived nexin-like, whose protein sequence is MNILIVLCVAVGSVHCLLGESKTSEVESDLGMKIFNQVATSQPTENIVMSPHGMVSLLWILQFGADGITKKELSGALKYSRFGTHSRLKKVHESLTKYKSKDVVTFGNGIFIPRDLVLRKSFIKRCSKTYQTGPTNVDYSDSEAAASTINKWAEYKTKGMITEIISPDILDEATKLVVANAIYFKGAWKSKFNVANTHEEGFTGADGDVSQVPMMFQTSMFKFGMASTPKNVEYNVLQLSYIGELSMFIILPVDSSTALTEIIPHININSINAWKKILKSNKLDISIPRFTAKSETNMQELLAPLGITNIFDKDNANFRKLSKFSQLYVSQMLQAVKIEVNEEGKKASKMTGKYASIVNSGQSKVLFE, encoded by the exons ATGAATATTTTGATTGTCCTGTGTGTGGCTGTGGGGTCTGTTCACTGCCTATTGGGAGAGTCGAAAACATCGGAGGTTGAGTCCGATTTGGGGATGAAGATTTTCAATCAGGTTGCTACGTCCCAACCAACAGAAAACATTGTCATGTCACCACATGGAATGGTATCATTGCTTTGGATACTGCAATTCGGAGCTGATGGAATAACAAAAAAGGAATTGAGCGGTGCTTTGAAATACAGCCGATTTG GTACTCATTCACGGCTCAAAAAGGTACACGAGTCATTAACTAAATACAAAAGTAAGGATGTCGTTACTTTTGGTAATGGAATATTTATACCACGTGACCTTGTATTACGAAAAAGCTTTATTAAGCGGTGTTCTAAAACTTATCAAACTGGACCGACAAATGTGGATTATTCtgattctgaagcagctgcatcaACAATCAACAAATGGGCTGAGTACAAGACTAAAG GTATGATCACAGAGATAATTTCCCCAGACATTCTGGATGAAGCTACCAAGCTTGTAGTCGCCAACGCAATATATTTTAAGGGTGCGTGGAAATCTAAATTTAACGTAGCAAATACACACGAAGAGGGTTTCACTGGAGCCGATGGAGATGTGTCTCAAGTTCCTATGATGTTTCAAACGTCAATGTTCAAGTTTG GTATGGCCAGTACGCCGAAGAATGTGGAATATAATGTTCTCCAGCTATCATACATTGGGGAACTCAGTATGTTTATTATCCTTCCAGTGGATAGTAGCACCGCACTCACTGAAATAATCCCTCACATCAATATAAATAGTATAAATGCGTGGAAGAAAATCTTGAAGAGTAATAAACTTGACATTTCTATACCTAG ATTCACTGCTAAGTCAGAGACGAACATGCAGGAACTACTTGCACCTCTTGGAATCACAAATATATTTGATAAAGACAATGCGAATTTCAGAAAGCTCTCTA AGTTTAGTCAACTGTATGTTTCCCAAATGCTGCAAGCGGTTAAAATTGAAGTAAACGAGGAGGGTAAGAAGGCTTCTAAAATGACAGGCAAGTATGCCAGCATTGTAAACTCAGGCCAGAGTAAAGTGCTATTCgaataa